In a genomic window of Wyeomyia smithii strain HCP4-BCI-WySm-NY-G18 chromosome 1, ASM2978416v1, whole genome shotgun sequence:
- the LOC129716921 gene encoding uncharacterized protein LOC129716921 translates to MKMLEEMQALERKHLEERNRLLLRQAHADGGSASGSTGLNPLATGFQPRASDFPGYVSLSQNQISARQAVNKELPMFSGNPEEWPLFIASYENSTRICGYSDEENLLRLQRSLKGKALELVRCRLLHPANLPGIISTLKTLFGRPEIIVHTLVNKIREMPAPRAEKLHTLIDFGVAVQNVCATIAASGLDEYMCNVALLQELTEKLPPSIRLNWAFHRQHLPRVTLLELGDWLGELVEAASAVTMPSMSVPKPERRGRKEDYINVHSESNPITEANARDRLQRAVKGCNVCLNDCSGPEKCQKFLNMDVGSRWTFVKEQKLCRKCLRKHFGAYQVKTPCGRNGCTFMHSKLLHDDKRYSKTVTSESEKSTEGTSTQSCNTHSKATKKVLFRYVPVTIYGKGKQVKTFAFLDDGSSATLMEHGLLRELGLKGTSYPLCLDWTGGHQRRENNSVVLALKISGIKDTSEIFELPEVHTVQDLSLPKQSVSVSQMNVKFSYLKGLPLESYENVSPRILIGMNNCRLGSALKSVEGGRNEPMASKTRLGWIVYGLCPMELSRKDSGHNGHHSFHICPCVKEEEKDLNTALKEFFSIESTEISGTPKLIASKDEERAIKILSSETRLIGNCYGTGLLWRYDRMNLPDNKGMALKRWACLQKRMKREPELAATMRAKMSEYESKGYIRRLSEAEKVERRPKDWYLPIFPVTNPNKPGKLRIVFDAAAKINGVSLNSFLLTGPDQLVSLLAVLYKFREFRVAVVGDIREMFFQVRMKEQDQRSQMILWASGKPDDEPDVYVVTVMTFGAACSPSSAHYVQNHNADRFEEQYQRAVECIKYEHYVDDMLASVETVEEAVKLAREVRLIHSQGGFENWLSNSSVVIDSLRENHTMEKNMSFCAETSTEKVLGMWWYIASDTFTFKLSPKQNMELLSGVRMPTKREVLRTLMAVYDPMGIIGNLLIYLKILLQEIWRSGCTLDQTISGRLAEKWLTWIEALPNVRQVKLPRCYRSRTSAELSNHVELHTFCDASENGMAAVSYFRFEEEGKVECALIGSKTRVAPLKFLSIPRLELQGAVIGTRLAEYIAKSHQTKIIRRVFWTDSRDVICWLRSDHRRYSQFVAFRVSEMLDTAEVHEWRWLPTKANVADEGTKWQRVPDLSPNSRWFQGPDFLWGPENKWPGHNTDHGTTLEEIRPSILHHTITEFPINFERFSKWKRLLRSIGYCHRFIINVRKKRKGTAMELGALTQEELKLAENTIYRFVQRQTYADEIQLIRSSISTKSPWKHTLPKTSSLYKLSPTLDEHGVLRMRGRIEACEWVDEATKNPIILPRQHYVTDLVIADYHVAYRHQNHHTAMNQIRMKYNIPRLRSEFNRVRRNCQHCKIRRARPDPPAMGNLPRSRLTAFQRPFSYTGIDYFGPMSVLVNRHVEKRWGVLFTCMTTRSVHLEIAHSLTTDSCILALRNFVARRGPPLQIVSDRGTNFIGASRELREALRQVDEEKLKTEFVGPDTEWTFNPPSAPHFGGCWERLVQSVKKVLNEFDPPRLPSDEILRSMLMEIEMILNSRPLTDIPLDNDNEPP, encoded by the coding sequence atgaaaatgctGGAAGAAATGCAGGCACTGGAAAGGAAGCATTTGGAAGAGCGAAATCGACTTCTTCTTCGGCAAGCACATGCTGATGGAGGCTCGGCTAGCGGAAGTACTGGACTGAATCCCTTGGCTACAGGGTTTCAGCCGAGAGCTAGTGACTTTCCCGGATATGTTTCGTTGAGTCAAAACCAGATCTCTGCGCGACAGGCTGTTAATAAGGAACTACCCATGTTTTCAGGGAACCCAGAAGAGTGGCCGCTTTTCATAGCGAGTTACGAAAATTCGACAAGGATTTGCGGATATAGCGATGAAGAAAACTTGCTGCGACTCCAACGAAGTTTGAAGGGAAAGGCGTTGGAACTGGTGCGTTGCCGCCTTCTTCATCCTGCCAATTTACCGGGAATAATTTCGACACTGAAAACTCTTTTCGGGAGACCGGAGATTATTGTTCACACTCTGGTGAATAAGATACGGGAGATGCCAGCGCCGAGGGCAGAGAAATTGCACACACTGATAGATTTCGGAGTGGCAGTGCAAAATGTCTGCGCAACCATCGCGGCTTCAGGTCTCGACGAGTACATGTGCAACGTGGCTCTGCTCCAAGAATTAACCGAAAAACTGCCACCATCTATTCGGTTGAATTGGGCCTTTCATCGACAACATCTACCCAGAGTTACGCTCTTAGAACTCGGGGATTGGTTGGGAGAATTGGTTGAGGCGGCAAGTGCAGTCACAATGCCATCAATGAGTGTTCCGAAACCAGAAAGACGTGGCAGAAAGGAGGATTATATTAATGTTCACTCCGAGAGCAACCCCATCACCGAAGCAAATGCAAGGGATCGTCTGCAGAGAGCTGTAAAAGGGTGCAATGTATGTTTGAATGACTGTAGCGGTCCAGAGAAGTGCCAAAAGTTTCTCAACATGGACGTCGGGTCCCGTTGGACCTTTGTCAAGGAACAGAAGCTGTGTAGGAAGTGTCTACGGAAGCATTTCGGTGCCTACCAAGTCAAAACGCCATGCGGGAGGAATGGGTGCACATTTATGCACAGTAAGTTGCTTCACGACGACAAGCGATATAGTAAGACAGTAACGTCCGAATCAGAGAAGTCGACTGAGGGTACATCAACGCAGAGCTGTAACACGCATTCGAAGGCAACGAAGAAGGTCTTGTTCCGGTACGTTCCCGTGACTATATATGGCAAGGGAAAGCAAGTGAAAACCTTCGCCTTCCTTGATGATGGGTCATCGGCAACCTTAATGGAGCACGGTTTGTTGAGAGAACTAGGTCTTAAAGGAACTTCGTATCCACTATGCCTCGACTGGACAGGTGGTCACCAACGTCGTGAAAACAACTCGGTAGTGTTGGCATTGAAGATCTCAGGAATAAAGGACACCAGCGAGATTTTTGAGCTCCCGGAAGTCCATACGGTTCAGGATCTTTCTCTCCCGAAGCAGTCGGTATCAGTATCGCAGATGAACGTCAAGTTCAGCTATCTAAAAGGGCTGCCCCTGGAATCCTATGAGAATGTGTCCCCACGAATCCTAATAGGAATGAACAACTGTCGTCTAGGCTCTGCCCTGAAAAGTGTAGAAGGTGGTAGAAATGAACCGATGGCGTCTAAAACCCGCCTTGGCTGGATAGTTTACGGTCTATGCCCAATGGAACTCAGTCGGAAAGATTCTGGTCATAATGGGCACCATAGTTTTCACATATGCCCGTGTGTGAAGGAGGAGGAAAAGGATCTTAATACTGCCTTGAAAGAGTTCTTCTCGATCGAGTCCACGGAGATCTCCGGAACACCTAAACTGATAGCTTCGAAGGATGAAGAGCGAGcaataaaaatcctatcttccgAAACACGACTGATTGGAAACTGCTACGGGACAGGTCTTCTGTGGCGTTACGATCGAATGAACCTACCCGACAACAAGGGAATGGCTTTGAAACGCTGGGCTTGTCTGCAAAAACGAATGAAGCGAGAACCTGAGCTAGCCGCAACAATGCGTGCGAAGATGTCTGAATACGAGAGTAAAGGCTACATTCGGCGGCTCTCCGAGGCGGAGAAGGTGGAGAGGCGTCCCAAGGACTGGTACCTACCAATATTTCCGGTCACTAACCCGAACAAACCCGGGAAGCTGAGAATAGTGTTCGATGCGGCGGCAAAGATTAACGGAGTTTCGCTAAACTCGTTCCTCCTTACGGGACCTGATCAACTGGTATCACTCCTTGCTGTTTTATACAAGTTCCGTGAGTTCCGTGTAGCCGTAGTAGGAGACATCCGGGAGATGTTCTTCCAAGTTCGGATGAAGGAGCAAGACCAGCGAAGTCAAATGATCCTGTGGGCTAGCGGAAAGCCGGACGATGAGCCAGACGTGTACGTAGTAACAGTCATGACGTTCGGCGCAGCTTGTTCGCCGAGTAGTGCCCACTATGTTCAAAACCATAACGCGGACAGATTCGAGGAGCAGTATCAAAGAGCGGTCGAGTGTATCAAGTATGAACACTATGTCGACGACATGTTGGCGAGCGTTGAGACTGTGGAGGAAGCTGTGAAGTTAGCCAGGGAAGTACGGTTAATTCATTCTCAAGGAGGTTTCGAGAACTGGCTGTCCAATTCCAGTGTCGTGATCGATAGCTTGCGTGAAAATCATACCATGGAGAAGAACATGAGCTTCTGTGCGGAAACGTCAACGGAAAAGGTACTCGGAATGTGGTGGTATATTGCAAGTGACACATTCACCTTCAAGCTGTCGCCGAAACAAAATATGGAACTGCTGTCCGGCGTCAGAATGCCTACGAAGCGCGAAGTTCTAAGAACATTGATGGCGGTGTATGACCCCATGGGTATCATCGGTAACCTTCTTATCTACTTAAAGATTCTGCTTCAGGAAATCTGGCGTTCGGGTTGCACATTGGATCAGACAATCAGTGGAAGACTGGCCGAAAAGTGGTTGACGTGGATCGAAGCACTGCCGAACGTGCGCCAAGTCAAGCTTCCTCGTTGCTATCGATCTAGGACATCTGCTGAACTGTCTAATCACGTCGAACTACATACGTTTTGTGATGCGAGCGAGaatggaatggctgcagtctcCTATTTCAGATTCGAAGAAGAAGGGAAGGTAGAATGTGCGCTGATTGGATCGAAAACGCGTGTAGCTCCTTTGAAGTTTCTTTCGATACCGCGTCTCGAGCTGCAGGGTGCAGTGATCGGAACTCGACTCGCCGAGTATATTGCCAAATCACACCAAACTAAAATCATACGCCGCGTCTTCTGGACCGACTCCCGCGATGTTATATGCTGGTTACGGTCAGATCATCGACGCTACAGCCAATTCGTGGCCTTCAGGGTCAGCGAGATGCTCGACACCGCAGAGGTGCACGAGTGGAGATGGTTGCCTACTAAAGCAAACGTGGCAGATGAAggtacaaaatggcaaagaGTGCCAGATCTTTCGCCAAATAGTCGTTGGTTTCAAGGGCCAGACTTCTTGTGGGGGCCAGAAAACAAATGGCCAGGCCATAATACAGATCATGGTACGACCTTAGAAGAGATCCGACCCAGTATTCTCCATCACACAATTACCGAATTTCCGATAAACTTTGAACGGTTTTCGAAGTGGAAGCGACTCCTGAGATCAATTGGATACTGCCACCGCTTCATCATAAATGTTCGCAAGAAAAGGAAAGGTACCGCCATGGAGCTTGGCGCTCTTACGCAGGAGGAGCTAAAACTCGCAGAAAATACAATTTATCGATTTGTTCAACGGCAAACTTACGCCGATGAAATTCAGTTAATCCGCAGCAGTATCTCGACGAAGTCGCCATGGAAACATACGTTGCCCAAAACGAGTTCACTGTACAAGTTGAGTCCTACACTTGATGAACACGGTGTCCTACGGATGCGAGGGCGTATCGAAGCCTGCGAGTGGGTGGACGAAGCCACAAAAAATCCCATAATACTACCGAGACAGCACTATGTGACTGATTTGGTGATCGCTGACTACCATGTAGCGTACCGTCATCAGAACCACCACACAGCAATGAACCAGATCCGGATGAAGTACAACATCCCTCGGCTCCGTTCAGAGTTCAACCGAGTCCGCAGAAATTGTCAGCATTGCAAGATCCGACGTGCAAGACCCGATCCCCCAGCAATGGGAAATTTACCACGTTCCCGGTTGACAGCTTTCCAGCGACCGTTTTCGTATACTGGCATCGACTACTTTGGACCGATGTCAGTGCTAGTGAACAGACACGTTGAAAAGAGATGGGGAGTCCTATTCACCTGCATGACAACTAGAAGCGTGCACCTTGAAATCGCACATTCGTTGACAACAGATTCATGCATACTAGCGCTGCGTAATTTTGTTGCCAGGAGGGGCCCGCCGCTACAGATCGTTAGCGACCGCGGGACAAACTTCATAGGAGCTTCCCGAGAACTGCGCGAAGCCTTGAGGCAGGTCGACGAGGAGAAACTCAAGACCGAGTTTGTCGGTCCTGACACTGAGTGGACGTTTAATCCCCCATCCGCTCCGCACTTTGGAGGCTGTTGGGAACGTTTAGTCCAGTCCGTCAAAAAGGTATTGAACGAGTTTGACCCCCCTCGCCTACCTTCAGATGAAATTTTGCGATCCATGCTCATGGAGATCGAAATGATTCTAAACTCCAGACCACTCACTGACATACCACTTGATAATGACAATGAACCCCCCTAA